CTTTTAAAACTACATTTGATACATCTTTAAAACAtagactataatatatttcagcATAATCATAACAGTTATGTAATcaagatttataattatacatgacaatttttaaaatacctacCTGACAACCGTCCTTTCCTTTAGAGAAAGCGCACATCATTGTCGGCTTTAAATGTGTAGACAGTTTCGAATTCATGCAATCTTCGTCATTGAGTATGCGAAGACTTGCCTTCATTAAAACCTTTGAAGAAGACTTATCTACTCCTAGACGTCCCCAGCCTACTACCGTACCAACTCTATCAGAGAAGTCTTGTCCTaggtatttgtaaaaaataacatattgtttatatttttatataccaagAAGAATTAGCCATAGCCATTAACAATTACATCAGATACATCAATCAAGTCATCatcctcatcatcatcatcctgcccttatcccaattttatttggggtgcGCAGaatgtcttcttctttcatacTGCTCTGACGTTATTTCACAAGTACcatctttccagccatatcgtctttcacacgatccatccatcgtttctttagTCGTCCCCTTTCTCTTTATCCATCCACATctatgctcaagaccttcctcacaacatggtcctcattcctccgcacaACATgcctatttaatatatacatacatcaatacatagatacatcaatgcatagataatttaatcaattatctAACTAAACTACTAACTACgagacaaacaaaaaaaaatggtaagcTACTTTCGAAATGATGTAAggttatatttcttttacaaaacaaacaataaccGTAAGATAACCTTCGACTCTCGAGGTTCATATTCATAAGTTATAATCATCAGTGCCTTGCTCGTATTCCGTTAATTTAGCCCCAAGTACTTAATACTTATCGTATTAAATGGCGCTGGACGTGCTTAACACTAAACTGTTTCTTTATCTACTTTTGCGAGAGTCATAACTCTCTCCTACTCGATTGGAAACTGCGATATATAGTCTTCAAGAAGAATATCTGACACCTTTAAATTTCGCTGTTTCTGAATGATCATTACTAACATCAACTATCATCGATGTTATCTACccgtaacacaaaaaaaaaacggaacatacctttttttaaaaaacttaccCGAATCTGGTAAACAAATTGGTATAATAGTTTTGCTGAATTTTACTGGCTTATTTATTGTGGCTATTGCTATATCGTTCTCATCTCTGACTGCTGTTGTCGTGAAGTCTTTGTGAATGACCGTTTTCAATATAGACCTCTTTTCCACATCCTCTAGATGTTCTAAGTTATCCAGACCCATGAGTACTGTCAGTAACTTTACGTCGTcccttatattaatttaaaaaatataaatattttctttaaagaaaCAACAATTTGATTCGTTTATTCCATTTACGATTGCAGTAacgagtatgtatgtataataactcgtgataaaattaattaagaatatagcCGTGACAATTGATTCTTATATCTACACATATATTGGATGGATTTAAAAGAGGTAAATATTGAGTATCGTCATATAACATAACGATAGATTAGTTAAAAAATCactttataactaaatattctCAATTaggattgttaaattaaatgttaccaTTTAAAACAGTGCCCTGCTGTAAGTATATGCCTGTCGGTTATAACAGCGCCTCCGCAGTGTAGCTTATCTATTTTCATAATGGCGACAGTCCAAGGAAATGAATGAGGTTCTGCCCGACGACCACCTACTATCCTCACTGATATGATCTCGTCGGAAGGTCTGCCACATtctaaatagttataattttattagcaataaaaataaataaaggttattttttttacatctacGATAAATAGGTacatcaatatatgtatttacacaaaccatttaaataaaaaaaactaatctatAAATTTAGAAAGTACATACAGAATATTATTTTCCTCATATTCAAattgtaattatgtatttaaaatgttatataaaatattgcttaagTACGCATTAATCGGTTTAAAATAAGCGCAAAATCAccatagtttaatttaaatttaaattaagaaattaaatttttaacgaaataaaagttaattatattatttttaatctacttggtggtagggctttgtgcaagcccgtctgggtaggtaccacccactcatcatatattctaccgccaaataacagtactctgtattgttgtgttccagttagaagggtgagtgagccagtgtaatcacaggcacaagagatataacatcttagttcccaaggttggtggcgcataggtgatgtaaggaatggttaatatttcttacagcgcctttgtctatgggcggtggtgaccacttaccatcaggtggcccatatgcacgtccgccaaccaatgccataaaaaaaaaaaaagttttttaatcgaaaataaatacttcattaatgcaataaataatatagatagagATTAGGTAGGTATGCAAAATAACACTTACGACATGTTTCTTTTGCTTTTGATAtctgaaattaaatttctttacaGTTCAGACTTacgttattataaaacataaaaatatgaaaaaaatatatatatagcaaacCTCCATACAACAAATGATTAGTATTATAACTAGCCACATTTGAATTCTTTACTTTTCTCGTAATGACAACACTGCGCGGCGTCCTCGAGTGAATAGAATCAGTACCTAATAAAAGTCTCGCTCACTTTAAACCATAGAAATTATTCACGCTAATGTCCTTGTAAATACAAGGTGCACGATgcgatataaaatttataattaacaataaaatcatctattgttattattataagatcCAGTTAGCCAGTCGAAGATAGCGGGTTGAATTTCGGTCACCAacgaattttatatgtaaatttgtcTCAAGCTTGGCTATAATCGGCGGATGcaattttgaaatacaaaaacaattaaaacgcTGCCAGTCAATAAGccgaacattataaaatatcaaaaatcgaACGGCACCTAAGTAAGACTTTAACTTCGTTATCAAACATTATGGAGATCATAAATCAAAGTCGGAAAAGCGATGGATAATTTCGTATAAAAGATTAATTCTTATCAATCACATCAAGCTTATTAACTTTGCATTAAACATATTTCACATATGAAAGAGAAATGTATGAAATCGATTTATGTTACATGTGTTATCTTAATAGTTCTCTTATCGCTTTATTGTTACGatgtaatactaataaaaatataaaataaaaagaaaatattttatcagttaTGGAAATAATTCGAAAACTCTCTTTAGTCTTCATGCACCTATAAGTGACATACTAAACCGGATGTAAGCTACTTATTAGTTACAGATTCACGATGTTCAAATCACCTGTTGACCCAAGCAATAAGTTTTTCCTGCAAAATATCTAAAGCCATCGGCTCTCGGGGAATGAGAGAATAGATAATGCACCTGTACTTATTTGCACATACATTGAGCACTAAAATCCAGAAGATATTCTGGATAGCAATTTCTTAAGTTTGGCCACCGTGAGAGAAATTCGGTTtgcattatttttactatatcttaaaataaacggACAGACACTGTTTTATCCTTGTGGTTTAATCtgcttaaaaaaacatataaacatgcatctattatttttaatgttgataaatgtatttcatGTACTATGAAGATCAATGCATATTTAATTGCATGAGAGTCCACCCACGGTCTGTTGTTTAATCCAGGGAATGTATTTTGCTACGATTGTGTAAACTCCtgcaaataaacatattctttcatttaagaatattatttttgtgaatttaaaacaatgaaaatcaAAGTAGTATAATACATACCTGGGTAATCAGGCTTAGCGCAATCTATGCCCCATGATACAATTcctataaataagaaaaagataagctttaaattgttttgtcgTTTTCATTCAAACATTacttttattcaaaagtttagtaaaaattaataattaatatgtgatAAGTACCTTCGTGTCCTTATTAATATGCTCACAGATTGACtggtatcatttttttttttactaaaaatccTTACAATTCGGAgtgacaaatttaaaaacaacgtTTATTCTGGTTTTAGTACCTCATAAgtgttagttattttaaaatcagagACAGACTCAGTTTTAGAAGAATTActgcactttttttttttttttttaatatagctgCTGCGTTCCATCCACTTCTCAATATCGTCAATAAGTTAatgatgaattttattaattacattataccCTATACCAGATCCATGATGTTACtaaattagattatatgtaatattatccgatttttttagtttacttCAGTTAAACTGCTTGTATTTCATAtggaatgtatttaattataaaaatagggaCTACACCCCTCTACTTTATTTAATGATACTGTAATAGaaggtataaaaataactttatacacTTACCAACCTGGTACCACTTTTTGTGATGAGTTCGAGAATGAGTAGCAAATATTGGTCCACCACTGTCTCCCTGCAAAAATAAGACATATTGTgccacaaaaataaaaataaagtacatatacGTGGTTCCGTATCATTTGTAAACAGAAAGTACACAActaataacattgaaataaaagataattgctTACTTTTCTTGTCTTAACatttaaaactcatttttatcttattcttaatttattgaagaccttaaaaataaataaaagcaaattgaGACCCATTTCAACATTTTTTCAAATACCTAATGGTTATTTAGAATGCTATTTTAGCGATACGATTACTTGCTGCATCTAATGCAACTTTTGACTTTTGACGTTTTGCATAATGAGTGactgaatcaaaataaaaaagtttagtgATAATCAACAGCACTTAGGTACTGTTAttcatatttacttattaattataattttattaaccatataacttatttataccTGACATGCATCCTTCCCAAGACTATAAGCACACATCATAGAATCGGAGACAAAGTTGTCCttatatatagaagattttGTACAAACGTGGCTCATTACTAATTTGACTCTAGTTTCCAGTAAATATCGTGAAGAGGTCAGAGCACCTTGTCTCGTTTTACCCCATCCTGCGACTGTTAATGGAAGGTCTCCAAAGGTCATATctacaattaaattgttattatataactttataattagtCATTAAACATATAGTATGGAAACGAAAACtttcctatattataaatgaaaaaatatataattcatgaataaatatctttattatttatacttgttAAGATAATTTTCTATGTGAAATTTTACCTTCACTTGGCAAGCAAATCGGTCGAACTTTGTCAGAGAACTTAAGTTTCTTTTCTAGAGTCAGCACAGCGATGTCATTGATATCTCGTACAGCATTCGAGGTGAAACTTGGGTGTTTGACGCCTTTTGAAAAGTGCATCACGGAGTGAGAGGACCCTAGGCGGTCGTGCATTCCAATATGGGCTGATAGATCTCGATAGTGAACTCTAAGCAAATTCCAATACATcaacatattttcataaataaactagCTGTAACATGATCGCTTAGACTCATAAATCATATAAACTCATAAATTTAGCATTTTCTAGTGCtgattattacaataaacaatatattaaataatattcataatctataagaaatttatttgaattcgtCTTGCCACATGGGTGtgacatttacatttataataatagctaGAGTaagattattatgtaattaatgtgattgagattaaaataatatgtagattCAACTCGCTACAAAAGCATTAGGTAAGTATCAAGTATGAcatttcttctttttcttaCACCATTTATTGGGTGATTCTGTTCTAGCAGATTGTAATacgattacattaaaaaacattcaGCAATGTTTAAACTAAAATGTACTGAATAATTCGCTAAATCGACACCagattaaaaactaatttcaacAAGACCTATTTtgcaagaaaaataaattgattagatTTGATTAACATTAGATTCACCCAAAAGTAATGCAGTGCCCAGCAGTTAATATGTGCTGGTCGGTGATGATAGCTCCTCCGCAATGTAGCTTCGACCCCAACATGAGGGCCACTAGCCAAGGGTATTGATGGGGCTGGACTGTCGTTCCACCTACGATACGGCGATTCTTTCCAGCTATCCCACATtcttcaagaaaaaaatattattgaaagatatactttgtataaatttatttgaaataagtaatataatacagtaatatgatgataataataataacataatatattaataggtaAAGTATTGACCACTGAGTTTATTTAAATgcgtatttaattgtatatatatatatattgttgtgtaAATTACAAAGTGGAACGTAATATCTTACCGCAAGAATGATTAGATTTGCTTccattaatctaaaaaaaaaaacaaacattatcgGTAGCCTCAACCAATTTggaaaaaaacctttttataatttcaatttcgaCTTACAATTTCAACcgtaaaacaaagtaaaataattaatcgtttCATTTTATAGGTGTTCTTAATATCTCGGTTCGATGTAAGAGGAAAAACATGGCGATCAACGTCGTCGGAACGATTTCGTTagcaataaaagaaatattcgagaatttttaattaaaacagaagtGGATATTGATATCGAAAATTCACTTGTGCATTTGATTTGatcttgtaattaattttatgctcGTCGaaaatacaacttttaaaacaacgattaatttagaaatatattttataaaaaacctatttacataataaaatggtAGATGACTCATTTTATAATTGCAAATGAACTATGAAACTTTTAATGACTTGATgtcgtatttaaattaagaatattttaattaggctACACACATATTAGTGAAGTTTCTTTCAAACACAGGTCACGTGATAGTCAGATAactagttttaaaaaatctaatgaagaaaataaaaagttgtaatttgcgtaattataaataaatatttatattaaaagaaatctaATAATCCTTATTTTCATTCGGGTACTTATTCACACAGTAATGTATCAAAAGgtcatgtttaatttacatacaaaactaAGAGTTCAAGTTTATATTGCTTAATATGTTACAAGAAAACAATGAAATGAAGACACATGTGtcaaccaaataaaattaaaaacgtttataaaGACACGAAAAGAGAGTGATCTATAGTTGTAGCTGAGCATTCAATCGTAATATATCAATATGTCTCATAACGATAATAACGAAGTGACCGATAGCTGTGGCATGAAACCTGAGTCTGAGATcaatgataacaaaaatataattatgacaaaaaaaattggaaCTGATTAttcgtataaacataaaatagtgTGGAAAAATGCTATTGGATTTATGTTCTTACATACCTTGGCTTTGTGGGGTCTATGGTTATTCGCTACTGGAAGCATCAAATTTACAACGTATTTATGGAGTGAGTAGTATTTGaaggtttttttgtaaaataatataataattattccaaaagtatttatgtgaatattttttacaattaattaatgtgtATTTATGCTTCCAGCTGCAATCCTGATGTTTATCAGTACGGAAGGTGTAACAATAGGAGCTCATAGGCTATTTGCACATAAATCATTTAAGGCAACACCGCTTCTGAAagccattttattaatatttcaaacgatGGCTGGGCaggtatgtatttataatttatacagtcATCAAGAATTTAGTGACTAGGAATCTCTTAAACAAACGCATTCAGTCGCACTCGCATTCAAGCTCATCCATTGAAGGTGAATGTCAATGTTCAGCACACGTCTTTagtcaaaaaaattaacaacagaATTTAGTATACCCTTCATTCTCAATTAGCTAactaattattagttattaaatcCATACCATTTAGGTAGTAAGCAAAACTCTTGCAGACTCTTGcaacaattttgaaataaagatgAGTGTAGTATGCTCAAGGTAGTAGCAGATGCAAGGAAAAATCATTTCGAGTGAAAATAACAACTAAACATGTGACACATTTTACAGAACTCCGTTTTTATCTGGTGCCGCGATCATCGTCTGCATCATCGCTATTCGGATACCGATGGTGATCCGCACAACTCTAAAAGAGGATTTTTCTTTTGTCACATCGGTTGGTTGATGTACAAAAAACATCCGTATGTTAAGGATCTAGGGCGAAGAATCGATATGAAAGATCTTGAAGCTGATTGGATGGtaattttccaaaaaaagtacgttgaatataattttacttaatcgtatataaattattgtaaacttttatatttaaattaaagtaaaatccACGTTAAACATCTAAAAGAAAGTGTAGTGCAGTTGCTTTCATTAATGCTGACTAAACTTTGTTCGTTATTTCTCTTAAAGTAATCGTATGATTAATTGTGTCATTGCTCATAAGTTAATTGAATAGCTaagtaaaacatatatggtGAGTGACTAAtactaagaaaatttaaatgttttgttaactattttaaatcgaTTCTTGTTTCAGgtattattactatttgtattttgtatttgctATAATAATTCCCGTTGCCTTGCCGTATTATTATTTGGGAGAATCATTTAAGAATTCTCTTCTAGTTTGCTATTTCTTccgttatttatttcaattaaatggaACATGGCTAGTCAACAGTGCAGCTCATCTTTATGGAACAAGACCATATGACAAGTAAGAAAACAATATTGGCCtgccattttataaaaatgttttataatgctaaatatattagtattagtatatttaatattttaaataataaaatatcacttttcctattatattttacagGAAATTACAACCTGTCGAATCGTGGTTCGTCTCTTTAATAAGTCTTGGTGAAGGCTGGCACAACTATCATCACACTTTCCCTTGGGACTATAAAGCAGCTGAACTGACAATGCATTTCAATCAGTCTgcaaattttataagaattttcgAAAAGTTAGGATTGGCTTACGACCTAAAAACGGCATCACCAGAAATGGTAATTCTATTTTTGTTCATCTATCCATTAGTTCCATCTATTCTTTCCATCCCAAAGACGTTTACATAAAAACCgaataaaacaaagtctatTTATGAATTTCTGATTCCAGGTGGCTAGACGAATCATCAAAACAGGAGATGGAACCCACTATGCACTCGGGAATGAAAAAGATAGAAATGCAGTTACAGCTATCGGAATCCTGCACCCCCTGAATCCATCCTACAATGCCGTATATGAAGCACCCGATGCAATTTTAGAAGATAAAGGATTACCGTTGTACCACGAAAATGATGTTATTGACCAAAATGTACTTAAGAGAAAAATTGTTGCTGGTTGATTATACtagctaattaatattttcttcctCTActctcattaaaat
Above is a genomic segment from Vanessa tameamea isolate UH-Manoa-2023 chromosome 12, ilVanTame1 primary haplotype, whole genome shotgun sequence containing:
- the LOC113393103 gene encoding transmembrane protease serine 9-like, translated to MLNISAVLLLFACCGTIVHCRDIGDSKEENITISDVPNGEDKFDKNDGCNCRCGERNEASRIVGGVETAVNEFPWVARLTYFNKFYCGGMLINDRYVLTAAHCVKGLMWFMIKVTLGEHNRCNETHRPETRFVVNVVAHNFTYLTFRDDIAVLKLNEKVQISDTIKPVCLPRSDDNQYEGVKAIAVGWGSVGEQKNHSCNLLDVELPVLSNKECRNTKYESAMIADDMLCAGYPKEGKRDTCQGDSGGPLSAERGDKRYELLGVVSWGIGCGRQGYPGVYTRVTKYLDWIKNNSRNGCFCSNRSDDVDRHVFPLTSNRDIKNTYKMKRLIILLCFTVEIINGSKSNHSCECGIAGKNRRIVGGTTVQPHQYPWLVALMLGSKLHCGGAIITDQHILTAGHCITFGVHYRDLSAHIGMHDRLGSSHSVMHFSKGVKHPSFTSNAVRDINDIAVLTLEKKLKFSDKVRPICLPSEDMTFGDLPLTVAGWGKTRQGALTSSRYLLETRVKLVMSHVCTKSSIYKDNFVSDSMMCAYSLGKDACQGDSGGPIFATHSRTHHKKWYQVGIVSWGIDCAKPDYPGVYTIVAKYIPWIKQQTVGGLSCNCTDSIHSRTPRSVVITRKVKNSNVASYNTNHLLYGECGRPSDEIISVRIVGGRRAEPHSFPWTVAIMKIDKLHCGGAVITDRHILTAGHCFKWDDVKLLTVLMGLDNLEHLEDVEKRSILKTVIHKDFTTTAVRDENDIAIATINKPVKFSKTIIPICLPDSGQDFSDRVGTVVGWGRLGVDKSSSKVLMKASLRILNDEDCMNSKLSTHLKPTMMCAFSKGKDGCQGDSGGPLIVFEGDGRYVQAGVVSWGIGCADPRYPGVYTKVSNYIDWIKRHTADGSICD
- the LOC135193555 gene encoding acyl-CoA Delta-9 desaturase-like, producing the protein MSHNDNNEVTDSCGMKPESEINDNKNIIMTKKIGTDYSYKHKIVWKNAIGFMFLHTLALWGLWLFATGSIKFTTYLWTAILMFISTEGVTIGAHRLFAHKSFKATPLLKAILLIFQTMAGQNSVFIWCRDHRLHHRYSDTDGDPHNSKRGFFFCHIGWLMYKKHPYVKDLGRRIDMKDLEADWMVIFQKKYYYYLYFVFAIIIPVALPYYYLGESFKNSLLVCYFFRYLFQLNGTWLVNSAAHLYGTRPYDKKLQPVESWFVSLISLGEGWHNYHHTFPWDYKAAELTMHFNQSANFIRIFEKLGLAYDLKTASPEMVARRIIKTGDGTHYALGNEKDRNAVTAIGILHPLNPSYNAVYEAPDAILEDKGLPLYHENDVIDQNVLKRKIVAG